In Acidobacteriota bacterium, a genomic segment contains:
- a CDS encoding 2-oxoacid:ferredoxin oxidoreductase subunit beta, translating to MNEEKTVKLKKKDFATDQDVRWCPGCGDYAILSTTQQAFAALGLPRHQHVIVSGIGCASRFPYYMSTYGFHTIHGRAPAVATGIKIANPELSVWIVSGDGDAFSIGGNHIIHLMRRNPDLNVLLFDNQIYGLTKGQYSPTSEFGKRTKSSPYGSVDRPFNPLSVVLGAGATFIARSIDVYAPHLKQVLLDAQAHRGTSFVQIYQNCNIFNDGAFAAMRDKGTRDDVLLDLKHGEPLIFGKDRDRGIRLNGAFQPEVVKLGNGITEADLIVHDEQGPVGYLAMLASLEAPEFPVPVGVLRRTQAATLETAIRDQVRRVTEDKGPGDLKSILYSGNTWTVGD from the coding sequence ATGAACGAAGAGAAGACGGTCAAGCTCAAAAAGAAGGACTTCGCAACCGATCAGGACGTTCGCTGGTGTCCGGGATGCGGTGACTACGCGATCCTCAGTACCACACAACAGGCGTTTGCGGCTCTGGGTTTGCCACGACACCAACATGTCATCGTCTCGGGTATCGGCTGTGCCAGTCGCTTCCCGTACTACATGAGCACCTACGGGTTCCATACCATTCATGGTCGTGCGCCGGCCGTCGCAACGGGTATCAAGATCGCCAACCCGGAACTCTCGGTCTGGATTGTCAGCGGGGACGGCGACGCGTTCTCGATCGGTGGGAACCACATCATCCATTTGATGCGACGGAACCCGGACCTCAACGTCCTCCTCTTCGACAACCAGATCTACGGGTTGACGAAGGGTCAATACTCCCCGACATCCGAATTCGGCAAGCGGACGAAATCCTCCCCGTACGGATCGGTCGATCGACCGTTCAATCCCCTCTCCGTCGTGCTCGGTGCCGGGGCGACGTTCATCGCCCGGAGCATCGACGTCTACGCGCCCCATCTGAAGCAGGTGTTGCTCGATGCCCAGGCACACCGCGGGACCTCGTTCGTCCAGATCTATCAGAACTGCAACATCTTCAATGACGGTGCCTTCGCTGCGATGCGAGACAAGGGCACCAGAGACGATGTCCTTCTGGATCTGAAACATGGCGAACCGCTGATCTTCGGTAAGGACCGCGATCGCGGGATTCGATTGAACGGGGCGTTCCAACCCGAGGTCGTGAAACTCGGCAACGGGATCACCGAGGCGGACCTGATCGTCCACGACGAGCAGGGCCCGGTCGGCTATCTCGCCATGCTCGCCAGCCTGGAAGCACCTGAATTCCCGGTGCCGGTGGGGGTCCTCCGTCGGACCCAGGCCGCCACACTGGAAACCGCCATCAGGGACCAGGTTCGCCGCGTCACGGAAGACAAGGGGCCGGGAGATCTGAAGAGCATCCTCTACTCCGGCAACACCTGGACCGTCGGCGACTAG
- a CDS encoding 2-oxoacid:acceptor oxidoreductase subunit alpha: MTTEATTTNGGTPTRRLDRAVIRFAGDSGDGMQLTGNQFTAATAAVGNDLATLPDFPAEIRAPAGTLAGVSGFQIQFASEAVYTPGDAPDVLVAMNPAALRANVKDLPNNGIVIVNLDAFKETDLKKAGYTTNPLEDGSLDGYRVFRVELTRLTRAALEDIGLPTQSVDRCKNFFALGMTFYLFGRPLEVSLEWIEKKFASKPQLVEANQRALRAGQAYCEATEVFAEKYEIPAAPLEPGTYRNISGNQALALGLVAASQKSGRPILQGSYPITPASDLLHLLANYKNFGVVTFQAEDEIAAVGAAIGGSFAGSLGVTSTSGPGMALKSEFLSLAIMAELPLIMIDIQRAGPSTGLPTKTEQSDLALALHGRFGESPCIVLAASSPADCFEVAYEACQLSIRHMTPVIVLSDGFVANGTEPWRLPDVDNLPEIPVSFRSDPEDFMPYGRDPETLAREWAIPGTPGLEHRIGGLEKDESGNVSYDSDNHERMVLLRAEKVARVADSLPDAVVDGPDGGDGLLIVGWGSTFGAITSAVHRVRAAGREVSHVHLRHLNPLPKNLGEILKRYDKVLVPEINCGQLADLLKARFVFPVIPFNHVRGLPFKAGDLEARVLELMEGSK, translated from the coding sequence ATGACCACCGAAGCAACAACAACGAACGGAGGGACCCCTACTCGGCGTCTCGACCGTGCGGTGATCCGATTTGCGGGTGACTCCGGTGACGGCATGCAGCTGACGGGAAACCAGTTCACGGCGGCCACAGCGGCCGTCGGGAACGATCTGGCGACCCTGCCGGACTTCCCTGCCGAGATTCGGGCACCTGCCGGAACGTTGGCCGGCGTATCCGGATTTCAGATCCAATTTGCGTCGGAGGCGGTCTACACGCCCGGTGATGCGCCGGATGTCCTGGTCGCGATGAATCCCGCTGCGCTGCGGGCCAACGTCAAGGACCTTCCGAACAACGGGATCGTGATCGTTAACCTCGATGCCTTCAAGGAGACCGACCTCAAGAAGGCAGGCTATACGACGAACCCACTCGAGGATGGTTCGCTGGACGGCTATCGCGTTTTCCGTGTAGAGCTGACACGCCTGACCCGCGCTGCACTTGAAGACATCGGCCTTCCGACACAGAGCGTGGATCGCTGCAAGAATTTCTTCGCTCTCGGCATGACGTTCTATCTCTTCGGGCGACCTCTGGAAGTCAGCCTGGAATGGATCGAGAAGAAGTTTGCCAGCAAGCCTCAACTGGTCGAGGCCAATCAGAGAGCGTTGCGTGCAGGTCAAGCCTACTGCGAAGCGACCGAAGTCTTCGCCGAGAAGTACGAGATCCCCGCTGCCCCTCTCGAGCCGGGAACCTATCGCAACATCTCCGGCAATCAGGCGCTCGCCCTGGGACTCGTCGCCGCTTCACAGAAGAGTGGGCGACCTATCCTGCAGGGTAGCTACCCGATCACTCCGGCCTCCGACCTCTTGCACCTGCTGGCCAACTACAAGAACTTCGGAGTGGTGACCTTCCAGGCCGAGGATGAGATCGCGGCCGTCGGAGCTGCGATCGGCGGGTCGTTCGCCGGCTCGCTCGGAGTTACCAGCACCAGCGGTCCGGGCATGGCCCTCAAGAGCGAGTTTCTCTCTCTGGCCATCATGGCGGAGTTACCGCTGATCATGATCGACATCCAGCGGGCCGGCCCGTCGACCGGACTCCCGACCAAGACGGAACAGTCGGACCTGGCGCTGGCTCTTCATGGACGATTCGGCGAATCCCCCTGCATCGTCCTGGCCGCCAGCTCGCCGGCGGATTGCTTCGAGGTGGCGTACGAGGCGTGCCAGCTGTCGATCCGGCATATGACCCCCGTGATCGTGTTATCCGACGGCTTCGTCGCCAACGGGACCGAACCGTGGCGTCTGCCGGACGTCGACAATCTGCCGGAGATTCCCGTGAGTTTCCGCTCGGACCCGGAAGACTTCATGCCGTACGGGCGTGACCCGGAGACGCTCGCGCGCGAATGGGCCATCCCGGGGACTCCCGGGCTGGAGCATCGCATCGGCGGCCTCGAGAAGGACGAGAGCGGAAACGTCTCTTACGATTCCGACAATCACGAGAGGATGGTCCTGCTCCGTGCGGAGAAGGTCGCACGCGTCGCGGACAGCCTCCCCGACGCGGTCGTCGATGGTCCGGACGGGGGGGATGGGCTCCTCATCGTTGGCTGGGGCTCCACGTTCGGTGCCATCACCAGTGCGGTTCACCGTGTCCGTGCAGCCGGTCGAGAGGTCAGCCACGTCCATCTCCGTCACCTCAATCCGCTCCCCAAGAATCTCGGCGAGATCCTGAAGCGATATGACAAGGTCCTGGTTCCGGAGATCAATTGCGGTCAACTCGCCGACCTCCTCAAAGCTCGCTTCGTCTTCCCGGTCATCCCGTTCAATCATGTACGTGGACTGCCGTTCAAGGCCGGGGATCTCGAGGCCAGGGTCCTCGAGTTGATGGAAGGTTCGAAATGA